The Verrucomicrobium spinosum DSM 4136 = JCM 18804 genome includes a region encoding these proteins:
- a CDS encoding Gfo/Idh/MocA family protein, translating to METTIKIALVGAGMFGGDVHARAYADLQRFGIAGQLARVGLDAWSRDFALIRFDLVAVATRSPGSAAKAAASFKEMTGREPKAYHGEAPWDDILRDFPDLDVMAVATPDHLHTEPILAALAKGVHVMTEKPMCLSIHEADQIIDLAREKNCVVAVDMHKRYDPDHLRIKNDIQNRIGAPLYGTAYLEEPLEVSTSTFKWVESSDPFSYVGPHWTDLIYSYYRSKPVSLSAVGQKKRLVRDGINAYDAVQVRVEFENGMSINFHNNWITPADFEAPVNQGHEIVGADGKVESDQQYRGFRFWNAGGGSRTSNNHFTREVARPDGTSGYLGYGVDSLTVGLAAICRVKFHGSTLDDVASIYPTAEDARITTAIVHAAAVVRDLNFKYLNEGNGAPVTARFGPDGITIVDPMRAAEGPEKVFEKLYDRAV from the coding sequence ATGGAAACTACCATCAAGATCGCCCTGGTCGGCGCCGGCATGTTCGGCGGTGACGTGCATGCCCGTGCCTATGCCGATCTCCAGCGCTTTGGCATCGCCGGCCAGCTCGCCCGCGTGGGACTGGATGCGTGGAGCCGCGACTTTGCCCTCATCCGTTTTGACCTCGTGGCCGTGGCCACCCGCTCGCCCGGCTCCGCCGCCAAGGCTGCGGCCAGTTTCAAGGAAATGACCGGACGCGAACCCAAGGCTTATCACGGTGAAGCCCCGTGGGATGACATCCTGCGCGACTTCCCGGATCTGGACGTGATGGCCGTGGCCACGCCGGACCATCTCCACACTGAGCCCATCCTCGCCGCCCTGGCCAAGGGCGTGCACGTGATGACGGAGAAGCCCATGTGCTTGAGCATTCATGAGGCGGATCAGATCATCGATCTCGCCCGGGAAAAGAACTGCGTGGTCGCGGTGGACATGCACAAGCGCTACGATCCCGACCACCTGCGCATCAAGAACGACATTCAGAATCGCATCGGCGCTCCGCTCTACGGCACCGCTTATCTGGAAGAGCCGCTGGAGGTCAGCACCAGCACCTTCAAGTGGGTGGAAAGCAGCGATCCCTTCAGCTACGTGGGCCCGCACTGGACGGACCTGATCTACAGCTACTACCGCAGCAAGCCCGTCTCCCTCTCCGCCGTCGGCCAGAAGAAGCGCCTTGTGCGCGATGGCATCAATGCCTACGACGCCGTGCAGGTGCGCGTGGAGTTCGAGAACGGCATGAGCATCAACTTCCACAACAACTGGATCACGCCCGCCGACTTCGAAGCGCCCGTGAACCAGGGCCACGAGATCGTCGGCGCCGATGGCAAGGTGGAAAGCGATCAGCAGTACCGCGGCTTCCGCTTCTGGAACGCTGGCGGCGGCTCCCGCACCAGCAACAACCACTTTACCCGCGAAGTAGCCCGCCCCGATGGCACCAGCGGCTACCTGGGCTACGGCGTGGACAGCCTCACCGTCGGCCTCGCTGCCATCTGCCGTGTGAAGTTCCACGGATCCACCCTGGATGACGTGGCCTCCATCTACCCCACCGCTGAAGACGCCCGCATCACCACCGCGATTGTGCACGCCGCCGCCGTGGTTCGCGACCTTAACTTCAAGTACCTCAACGAAGGCAACGGTGCCCCGGTGACCGCCCGCTTTGGCCCAGATGGCATCACCATCGTCGATCCCATGCGCGCCGCCGAAGGTCCGGAAAAGGTGTTCGAGAAGCTTTATGACCGGGCGGTGTAG
- a CDS encoding NAD(P)/FAD-dependent oxidoreductase: protein MNLTEEPSPPQPRVVIIGGGFGGLAAAKALDKAPVKVTLLDRTNHHLFQPLLYQVATAALSPANIAQPVRSILHHAKNTETIMADVTNIDVRQKVVTAGGQKFPFDYLIVATGARHSYFGHPEWEASAPGLKTLDDALNIRRRLLLAFELAEATTDAVEREKLLTFVVVGAGPTGVEMAGAISEIARETMVRDFRHIDPREAKVILLDAADRVLPVFDPTLSGKALAQLRDLGVEVKLGVAVQGLDENGVTIPGGYIPSRTVIWAAGNAASPLVKQLPGEFDRSGRVIVQPELNLKEQANIYVIGDTAHCLGKDGKPLPGVSPVAMQQGKLAAANILAQIAGQPLKPFKYWDRGSMATIGRHRAVADLHFVKFSGWVAWMAWVFVHLIFLIGLRSRVSVFLIWVWSYFTRYQGARLITGQKGGDANS, encoded by the coding sequence ATGAATCTCACGGAAGAACCATCCCCACCCCAGCCTCGTGTCGTCATCATCGGGGGTGGTTTTGGCGGGCTTGCCGCCGCCAAGGCCCTGGACAAGGCTCCGGTGAAAGTGACGCTGCTGGACCGGACGAACCACCACCTCTTTCAGCCACTGCTTTATCAAGTTGCCACGGCGGCACTCTCCCCGGCCAACATTGCCCAGCCCGTGCGCTCCATCCTGCATCACGCCAAGAACACGGAGACCATCATGGCCGATGTGACCAACATCGACGTCAGGCAGAAGGTGGTCACCGCCGGTGGGCAAAAGTTCCCCTTTGACTACCTGATCGTCGCCACCGGGGCACGGCACTCCTACTTTGGCCACCCGGAGTGGGAGGCCTCCGCGCCTGGGCTGAAGACGCTGGACGATGCCCTGAACATCCGCCGTCGTCTGCTACTGGCCTTTGAGCTGGCTGAGGCGACCACGGATGCCGTCGAGCGGGAAAAGCTCCTCACCTTTGTGGTGGTGGGCGCTGGTCCCACCGGGGTGGAAATGGCGGGCGCGATCAGTGAGATCGCCCGTGAGACGATGGTGCGTGACTTCCGCCACATCGATCCCCGCGAGGCCAAGGTGATCCTGCTGGATGCGGCAGACCGGGTGCTGCCCGTGTTTGACCCAACGCTCTCAGGCAAGGCCCTGGCCCAACTGCGTGATCTGGGTGTGGAAGTGAAGCTGGGCGTGGCGGTCCAGGGGCTGGATGAAAACGGCGTCACCATCCCTGGAGGCTATATTCCCTCCCGCACGGTGATCTGGGCGGCGGGAAATGCGGCGTCTCCGCTCGTGAAGCAGCTCCCGGGTGAATTCGACCGTAGTGGTCGCGTCATCGTACAACCGGAGTTGAACCTGAAGGAACAAGCAAACATATATGTCATCGGCGATACCGCCCACTGCTTGGGCAAGGACGGCAAGCCCCTGCCCGGGGTGTCCCCCGTAGCCATGCAGCAGGGGAAGCTGGCGGCGGCCAACATCCTGGCCCAAATCGCCGGACAACCGCTCAAGCCCTTCAAGTATTGGGACCGGGGCAGCATGGCGACCATCGGTCGGCATCGTGCGGTGGCAGATCTGCATTTTGTGAAGTTCAGCGGCTGGGTGGCGTGGATGGCTTGGGTCTTTGTTCACCTGATCTTCCTCATCGGGCTGCGGAGTCGCGTCTCGGTCTTCCTGATTTGGGTGTGGTCCTACTTCACCCGCTACCAGGGGGCGCGGCTTATCACGGGGCAAAAGGGAGGCGACGCCAATTCCTGA
- a CDS encoding protocatechuate 3,4-dioxygenase subunit beta — protein MHLVTSRTLATRRRILAQLAAGGAFSTVSGLFAEALTVTAKLTEGPYYPANTPFNNIPLDKDNDLVLLNDSLTPATGLVTHVAGRVLDRNGNAVRGALVEIWHADHHGEYIQSTTAVRNPKSDPNFAGFGQYLTGKDGAYRFRTIKAGLYRGRTRHIHAAVTLPGEKIRTCTQLFWDEPSYDLNGKLWAQQNDNDGVLGGVRDASQRAALIRKFSKVAGAAGDEESTVWDIVMGSAAMEPSYPNTPGGELIVPGEAVGSDSGSAKSRWKIAVPAYPGYAYEVYANPTHGTPGYAALPFALTAEGKVDRNITVAEKEGTLTLYVDKPSVKGAYLVGYRVPGANLGTPSGRGMGPGGGRRPGQGQGPGPQGEGAGRPGGEVGELLFGNGPF, from the coding sequence ATGCACCTCGTCACCTCGCGCACCCTTGCCACCCGTCGGCGTATCCTGGCCCAGCTTGCTGCCGGGGGCGCATTCTCCACCGTGAGCGGCCTCTTCGCGGAGGCGCTGACGGTCACCGCCAAGCTGACGGAGGGGCCCTACTACCCGGCCAACACCCCGTTCAACAACATCCCTCTGGACAAGGACAACGACCTCGTCCTGCTCAACGACAGTCTGACACCCGCGACGGGTCTGGTCACCCATGTGGCAGGGCGGGTGCTGGATCGCAACGGCAACGCGGTGCGCGGGGCCCTGGTGGAGATCTGGCATGCGGATCACCATGGCGAGTACATCCAGAGCACGACGGCGGTGCGCAATCCCAAGTCCGACCCGAATTTCGCGGGCTTTGGCCAGTACCTCACCGGCAAGGACGGTGCCTACCGCTTCCGCACCATCAAGGCCGGGCTCTATCGCGGGCGCACGCGGCACATTCATGCGGCGGTGACGCTGCCCGGCGAGAAGATCCGTACCTGCACGCAGCTCTTCTGGGATGAGCCTTCCTATGATCTGAATGGGAAGCTCTGGGCCCAGCAGAATGACAACGACGGCGTGCTGGGCGGGGTGCGCGATGCCTCACAACGGGCGGCACTGATCCGGAAGTTCAGCAAGGTGGCCGGAGCGGCGGGGGACGAGGAAAGCACGGTATGGGACATCGTCATGGGCAGTGCGGCCATGGAGCCGTCCTATCCCAACACCCCCGGTGGTGAACTCATTGTTCCCGGTGAAGCCGTGGGTTCGGATTCAGGTTCGGCGAAATCACGCTGGAAGATCGCCGTGCCCGCCTATCCCGGATATGCCTATGAGGTCTATGCCAACCCCACGCACGGCACGCCGGGTTATGCGGCCCTGCCCTTTGCCCTCACGGCGGAAGGCAAGGTGGACCGCAACATCACCGTGGCGGAGAAGGAGGGGACGCTGACGCTCTATGTGGACAAGCCCTCGGTGAAGGGGGCGTATCTCGTAGGGTATCGAGTTCCCGGAGCCAACCTCGGCACGCCATCCGGCCGTGGCATGGGGCCCGGGGGTGGCAGACGGCCTGGTCAGGGGCAAGGACCGGGGCCGCAGGGGGAGGGCGCCGGGCGTCCGGGTGGAGAGGTCGGGGAGTTGTTGTTTGGGAATGGGCCTTTTTAG
- a CDS encoding LLM class flavin-dependent oxidoreductase, translating into MPSLSDLPFSVLDLSPVLQGGTVAEALGRSADLARHVEGWGFQRYWLAEHHNMPGIASAATAVVIGHVAAATKTIRVGAGGIMLANHAPLVIAEQFGTLDALFPGRIDLGLGRAPGTDQVTMRALRQNHGSHGEDFPQELEVLRSFLRPVLPGQKVRAVPGAGSHIPLWLLGSGGFSAQLAGQQGLPFGSAGHFSPDNVLPGLEIYRSHFRPSGTLEKPYALVCVNVFAAETVAEAERLATSQYQAHLHLARGMPMPLPPPLENREEVDLVMGTLDSNPFLRGSIIGDATTVKEKLIEYAEVTQADEIMVHSMIFSHEARLRSYEIVHRVRQSL; encoded by the coding sequence ATGCCTTCCCTTTCTGACCTGCCGTTTTCTGTTCTCGATCTCTCACCAGTCCTCCAGGGAGGCACGGTGGCGGAAGCTCTGGGCCGCAGTGCGGACCTGGCCCGCCATGTGGAGGGCTGGGGCTTCCAGCGCTACTGGCTGGCAGAACACCACAACATGCCTGGCATCGCGTCCGCAGCCACGGCAGTCGTGATCGGCCATGTGGCGGCTGCCACCAAGACCATCCGCGTGGGTGCCGGTGGCATCATGCTGGCCAATCATGCCCCGCTGGTGATTGCCGAGCAGTTTGGCACTTTGGACGCGCTTTTTCCGGGCCGGATCGACTTGGGGCTGGGCCGTGCGCCGGGCACGGATCAGGTGACGATGCGGGCTCTGCGGCAGAACCACGGCAGCCATGGCGAGGACTTCCCGCAGGAGTTGGAGGTGCTGCGCAGCTTCCTGCGCCCGGTGCTGCCGGGACAGAAGGTGCGGGCTGTACCGGGAGCGGGCTCGCACATACCCCTGTGGCTGCTAGGCTCAGGCGGCTTCAGTGCCCAGCTCGCCGGGCAGCAGGGGTTGCCCTTTGGATCCGCCGGCCATTTCTCCCCGGACAACGTCCTGCCGGGGCTGGAGATCTACCGGAGCCACTTCCGACCTTCGGGCACGCTCGAAAAGCCCTACGCCCTGGTGTGTGTGAACGTCTTTGCCGCCGAGACGGTGGCGGAGGCCGAGCGACTGGCCACTTCCCAGTACCAGGCGCACTTGCATCTGGCCCGCGGCATGCCCATGCCACTGCCGCCCCCGCTGGAGAATCGTGAGGAGGTGGATCTCGTGATGGGTACGCTGGACAGCAATCCCTTCCTGCGCGGCTCCATCATCGGCGATGCGACCACGGTGAAGGAAAAGCTCATCGAGTATGCGGAGGTCACTCAGGCGGACGAGATCATGGTGCACTCTATGATCTTCAGCCATGAGGCACGTCTGCGGTCCTACGAGATCGTGCACAGGGTCCGCCAGTCTCTGTGA
- a CDS encoding FAD-dependent oxidoreductase has protein sequence MHRRFFVAALFAATALHPGLAQEPTATPPAVAALPADAPAYDVVVYSGVPCGVAASVAAAREGAKTLLIEPTKEVGGLNTSGLNTAETEHMLKWTFGGVAQEAYQRMGWEYGRWNPVYYFESKVAAKVFHAMLDEAKVEVKYGVRVEKVEKEGATIKSITLSDGSKITAKTFVDAGYEGDLMARSGVSYTWGRESIEEYGESLAGIRLDKTPRKAATVDENGNLLPGISGWAKDVTEGAADKKVMNYNWRLCLSNAPEKSVPFPQPKRYDRARYKVLENWIKEKTAANEPVKLLDIIDLYSHAPGRKDKKEVNNKQAAVISVGHFGGQFDYPDGDYATRDRIIADHTDYTLGMFHFLATDETVPESLRTETKQWGLAKDEFTNNDNWPYQPYVREARRMKGLYVVTQKDITEDRRKPDSIAMGSHFIDSHHVQRLALSPTEFVNEGRIWEEGQVYQIPFRAIQPKAEECTNLLVPGAASFSHVAFCTYRLESTWMKTGHAAGVAAARAALWNKTVQDLIIENLQERLRDQGQVIDFIEGQPEKFVKEQKKVTKK, from the coding sequence ATGCACCGCCGCTTCTTTGTCGCCGCACTGTTTGCCGCCACCGCCTTGCACCCAGGCCTGGCCCAGGAACCCACTGCCACCCCGCCCGCCGTCGCGGCCCTACCTGCAGATGCCCCGGCCTATGACGTCGTGGTTTACAGCGGCGTTCCCTGTGGGGTCGCGGCCTCCGTGGCGGCCGCTCGCGAAGGGGCTAAGACCCTGCTCATCGAGCCCACCAAGGAGGTGGGCGGCCTCAATACCAGCGGGCTGAACACCGCCGAAACCGAACACATGCTGAAGTGGACCTTCGGCGGCGTGGCCCAGGAGGCCTATCAGCGCATGGGCTGGGAATACGGCCGCTGGAACCCGGTGTACTACTTTGAATCCAAAGTCGCCGCCAAGGTCTTCCACGCCATGCTGGATGAGGCCAAGGTGGAGGTGAAGTACGGCGTGCGAGTGGAGAAGGTGGAGAAAGAAGGCGCCACCATCAAGAGCATCACCCTCAGCGATGGCTCCAAGATCACCGCCAAGACTTTTGTGGACGCCGGGTATGAAGGCGATCTCATGGCCCGCAGCGGCGTGAGCTACACCTGGGGCCGTGAGTCGATCGAAGAGTATGGCGAGTCCCTCGCCGGCATCCGTCTGGACAAGACACCGCGCAAGGCCGCGACGGTGGATGAGAACGGCAACCTGCTCCCCGGCATCAGCGGCTGGGCCAAGGACGTGACGGAAGGTGCCGCCGACAAAAAGGTGATGAACTACAACTGGCGCCTCTGCCTCTCCAACGCCCCGGAAAAGAGCGTGCCCTTCCCCCAGCCCAAGCGCTATGACCGCGCCCGCTACAAGGTGCTGGAAAACTGGATCAAGGAAAAGACCGCCGCCAATGAACCGGTGAAGCTCCTCGACATCATCGACCTCTACTCCCACGCCCCCGGTCGCAAGGACAAGAAGGAGGTCAACAACAAGCAGGCCGCCGTTATTTCCGTGGGCCATTTCGGCGGGCAGTTCGACTACCCGGATGGCGACTACGCCACACGGGACCGGATCATCGCCGACCACACGGACTACACCCTGGGCATGTTCCACTTCCTCGCCACCGATGAGACTGTGCCGGAATCACTGCGCACCGAGACCAAGCAGTGGGGCCTGGCCAAGGACGAGTTCACCAACAACGACAACTGGCCCTACCAGCCTTATGTCCGCGAGGCCCGCCGTATGAAAGGTCTCTATGTGGTGACGCAGAAGGACATCACCGAGGACCGCCGCAAGCCCGACAGCATCGCCATGGGCAGCCACTTCATCGACAGCCACCATGTGCAGCGCCTCGCCCTCTCCCCCACGGAGTTCGTGAACGAAGGCCGCATCTGGGAGGAGGGTCAGGTGTATCAGATTCCCTTCCGCGCCATCCAGCCCAAGGCCGAGGAATGCACCAACCTCCTCGTTCCCGGCGCCGCCAGCTTCTCCCATGTGGCCTTCTGCACTTACCGCCTGGAAAGCACCTGGATGAAGACCGGCCATGCCGCCGGAGTCGCCGCCGCCCGCGCCGCACTCTGGAACAAGACCGTGCAGGACCTCATCATCGAGAACCTCCAGGAACGCCTCCGCGACCAGGGCCAGGTCATCGACTTCATCGAAGGCCAACCCGAGAAGTTCGTGAAGGAGCAGAAGAAGGTGACGAAGAAGTAA